The window TAACGAAATCGATTTCGTATTCTAAAAAAAAGGAATACTTTTGCATCAAATTTTAAAAATTTTCAACAACACAACTATGTCAACAATAGTAAATTACGAGAAAGAAGTTGTTTTACAAGCTGAAACAAGAAAAGCAACTACAGAGTTTATCAATATTGTAAACGATTTATGGTATGACAAATCAATAGAATTGGTTTTATTCCGTAACACATTAATTGATAAAAGAGCTAGTGAAGTTTTAAACTTAATAAACTACGCAGGTGAGTTTGTAGCAAAGTCAATTACAATTCAAGACGCATTAGATATTGCAAGAGCAATTCAGCAATTAGAATTACCGGCTTCTAAATTAGATATTGGTAAACTAGCTTATGAATGTTATTTAAATGAAGATGGTTGTAAAGACAAAGTTGCCTTTGTCAAAAATCAATTAAAAGACATTGCAGAGGTTTCAGATTTACAACCTAGAGACGTTGTTTTGTATGGTTTTGGTAGAATTGGACGTTTATTAGCACGTGAGTTAATGAGTAAAATGGGGCGCGGTTCTCAATTAAGATTAAGAGCGGTTGTAACACGTGGAGAAATTAACCAAACTGTATTAGAAAAAAGAGCTTCATTATTAAGTATCGATTCTGTTCATGGAGATTTCTTAGGAACTGTACAAACAGACGTAGAAAACAATGCATTGGTAATAAACGGAACAACTGTACACATGATTTCTGCTGCAAAACCAGAAGATATCGATTATACAGCTTACGGAATTAACGATGCTTTAGTAATAGACAACACAGGAGCTTTTAGAGATAAAGAAGCATTAAGTCGTCATTTAGTAGCAAAAGGAGCAAGTAAAGTCTTATTAACTGCGCCAGGAGCAGGAGTTCCAAATATTGTTCATGGAGTAAATCATTTAGAAAACAATCCAGATAATATAGATATTTTCTCAGCAGCATCTTGTACAACAAATGCAATTACGCCTGTTTTAAAAGTTTTAGAGGATAACTTCGGAATTAAAAAAGGACATCTAGAAACTATACACGCATATACAAACGACCAAAATTTGGTAGACAATATGCACAAGAAATACCGTAGAGGTAGAGCAGCAGCTTTAAATATGGTAATTACAGAAACAGGTGCCGGAAAAGCAGTAGCAAAAGCATTGCCTGCTTTAGAAGGTAAATTAACTTCAAATGCAATTAGAGTTCCAGTTCCAAACGGATCTTTAGCAATTTTAAACTTGCAATTACACCAGAATGTAACTACAGAAGCTGTAAATGCAATTATGAAAAAGTATGCTTTAGAAGGAGATTTAGTAGAACAAATTAAATTTTCATTAGACAATGAGTTGGTTTCTTCAGATATTGTTGGTACAACTGCGCCATCAATTTTTGATAGTAAAGCAACCATTACCGATGGAGATACTATTGTAATTTATGTTTGGTACGATAACGAATACGGATATTCTCATCAAGTAATGCGTCTTGCAAAACACATTGCAAAAGTACGTCGTTACACATATTATTAATAGTTTGTCATACTGAACTCGTTTCAGTTTCTTTAAATATATAAACCCGAAGCAATTTGTTTCGGGTTTTTCTTTTTATGTTGAGCGTAGTCGAAAGAACATGTGCTGAGCGTAGTCGAAAGAACTTGTACTGAGCGTAGTCGAAGTATTTGAAGCTATTTCCTGCT of the Tenacibaculum todarodis genome contains:
- a CDS encoding glyceraldehyde-3-phosphate dehydrogenase, whose protein sequence is MSTIVNYEKEVVLQAETRKATTEFINIVNDLWYDKSIELVLFRNTLIDKRASEVLNLINYAGEFVAKSITIQDALDIARAIQQLELPASKLDIGKLAYECYLNEDGCKDKVAFVKNQLKDIAEVSDLQPRDVVLYGFGRIGRLLARELMSKMGRGSQLRLRAVVTRGEINQTVLEKRASLLSIDSVHGDFLGTVQTDVENNALVINGTTVHMISAAKPEDIDYTAYGINDALVIDNTGAFRDKEALSRHLVAKGASKVLLTAPGAGVPNIVHGVNHLENNPDNIDIFSAASCTTNAITPVLKVLEDNFGIKKGHLETIHAYTNDQNLVDNMHKKYRRGRAAALNMVITETGAGKAVAKALPALEGKLTSNAIRVPVPNGSLAILNLQLHQNVTTEAVNAIMKKYALEGDLVEQIKFSLDNELVSSDIVGTTAPSIFDSKATITDGDTIVIYVWYDNEYGYSHQVMRLAKHIAKVRRYTYY